One region of Juglans regia cultivar Chandler chromosome 4, Walnut 2.0, whole genome shotgun sequence genomic DNA includes:
- the LOC108989954 gene encoding transcription repressor OFP1, producing MGNYRFRLSDMIPNAWFYKLKNMGRVRNHHNTPSSKKKKQSSSGSETKPYKPKQPHLYHPRKSYYFTREIIPSHTYHNSPINPEVSDNHFPDPPRKSSKQRVKKRTLRSSPKLVTSSVSARCSCRATLDSVSTKSGSPPEYSSSPFSSPEPDFLEPEFRSDRILATESFDGMVPWSSTCGCKAMSNAADIVIDVDNKPFSGKFEKLDGFDSLSELDQLPPIITKPAEFNDLKKTATQEPTKYRRRSSARFEERNAHGSLSVKVVKEERISMDEQRTISSAKRFSITSPGVRLRIHSPRIASRKIQTQNRRSVSSSASSSSSRRSLSDSFAVVKSSFDPQRDFRESMVEMIVENNIKASKDLEDLLACYLSLNSDEYHELIIKVFKQIWFDLTDVQPK from the coding sequence ATGGGTAACTACAGGTTCAGGTTATCAGACATGATCCCCAATGCCTGGTTTTACAAGCTCAAGAATATGGGCAGAGTCAGAAACCACCACAACACACCCTCctccaagaagaaaaaacagtCATCATCAGGTTCAGAAACGAAGCCATACAAACCAAAGCAACCCCACCTATATCATCCAAGAAAATCTTACTACTTCACTAGGGAGATTATCCCAAGTCATACCTACCATAATTCTCCCATAAACCCAGAAGTCTCAGACAACCATTTTCCTGACCCACCAAGAAAATCATCCAAACAAAGAGTCAAGAAAAGAACCTTGAGGTCTTCACCCAAGCTTGTCACCTCCTCTGTTTCTGCTCGTTGTAGCTGCCGTGCCACGCTTGACTCAGTCTCGACCAAATCTGGTTCCCCACCCGAGTACTCATCCTCTCCTTTTAGCTCACCGGAGCCAGATTTTCTTGAGCCCGAATTCAGGTCTGACCGTATTCTCGCTACTGAATCTTTTGATGGAATGGTTCCGTGGTCGAGCACTTGTGGCTGCAAAGCTATGTCCAATGCTGCTGACATTGTTATCGACGTGGATAATAAGCCTTTTTCTGGCAAGTTTGAGAAGCTAGATGGGTTTGATTCCTTATCAGAGCTTGATCAACTTCCTCCTATTATAACCAAGCCAGCTGAATTCAATGATCTGAAAAAGACGGCAACACAAGAGCCAACCAAGTATAGGAGGAGGAGCTCAGCCAGATTTGAGGAGAGAAATGCTCATGGGTCTCTATCGGTTAAGGTTGTGAAGGAAGAGAGAATTAGTATGGATGAGCAGAGGACCATAAGTTCTGCAAAAAGATTTTCCATCACCTCTCCAGGAGTCAGGCTCAGAATCCATTCCCCGAGAATTGCGAGTAGAAAGATTCAGACACAAAATCGTAGAAGCGTCTCATCGAGTGCTTCGAGTTCAAGCTCGCGGAGGAGCCTTTCGGATAGCTTTGCAGTCGTGAAGTCGTCGTTTGATCCTCAGAGGGATTTCAGGGAATCGATGGTGGAGATGATTGTGGAGAACAACATCAAGGCGTCAAAGGACCTCGAAGATCTTCTTGCCTGTTATCTTTCTTTAAATTCAGATGAATACCATGAACTCATTATCAAGGTGTTCAAGCAAATCTGGTTTGATCTGACCGACGTCCAACCCAAGTAA